ATCTTCATGGGCGCAGAGGATGTCCGCCGTCAATCATTGAACGTCTTCCGTATGGAACTACTTGGGGCCACTGTGCGCGTCATCGAAGATGGCACACGCACTTTAAAAGATGCAACCAACGCGGCAATGCGAGACTGGATGGAGACGGTTGGTGATACCCATTACATCCTTGGCTCAGTCGTTGGGCCACACCCATTTCCAGGAATGGTCCGGGACTTCCAATCTGTCGTTGGCGACGAATGCAAAGAACAGTGCAGAACTCACATCGGACAACTTCCCGACTGCATTGTGGCTTGTGTTGGCGGAGGCTCAAATGCAGCGGGCATCTTCGCGCCTTTCATTGCTGATCCCTCGGTAGAATTGGTTGGTGTTGAGGCTGGTGGCCGCTCTGATCAGCCAGGCGATCATGCTGCCCCATTGTGCCATGGCGACATTGGGATACTCCATGGCTGCATGAGCTTTGTACTTCAGGATGCAGATGGCCAAACACTACCTGCCCACAGTTGCTCAGCTGGACTTGATTACCCAGGCGTGGGTCCAGAACATGCTTGGTGGAAAGAACAAGGTCGCGTGAAGTACTTATCTGTGACTGATGACCAATCGCTCGAGGCCTTTCAGCTGCTCTCTCGCTGCGACGGCATTATTCCCGCCCTTGAAACTGCACACGCCATCGCTGCGGCAGTCCAATTGGCCTCAAAGATGTCCGCTGAGCAGAACTTGGTGATCAATGTCTCTGGTCGTGGCGACAAAGATGTCCAAGAGGTTTTACGCTTGCTCGAAGCAAAGCAGAAAACGTCTTAGGGCTTTTCTTGAGGCATTAATTCAATGACAACTGGATAGTGATCTGCTGCGTATCCTTTTGGATGTGGATCCGTACGCCAGTCATACGTGTCCGGCGGCATAAGCGTGCCATAGACATGCGGCGACCCAAGCACTAGTTCACGATGCGCAGCGCTATTAAGTAAGACATAATCAAGCACTCGATTCGATTCATGGGTCTTATAGTCATACGCGTCGGGATCGTATTTGATTTTCATCGTACGGTGTGAAAGTGAGTCAATCATCCCATTTTCAAGATAGAGTCGATAGGACTTATCCCATGGGGCCGCATTAAAATCGCCAAGCACAATAATATTCATTGCAGGATCTTGCTTTCGCATTTCTGCAACGAGTTGATTGGTTCTAATAGCCTCTGCTTCTCGATGCCACTTAAATGATCCGCCAGACTTGTGATGCAAGACGATAAGAATGACCTTGTATCCATCTGGCCCCTCAACCATGACCTTAAGCGGACTTCGCGCATAAGTTAACTCAGCTGTCCCTTCAGGAACTGGGGTCCAGCCCACACCTGGCTTCGGCAAATCCATAAGATTTGAATCAGGCCATGTCTTGATCTCGCTCAATGGATAACGACTCAGGACAGCGCACTCAAAGCCTCGGTAATAACCCACATCTTCCGATGCAATGTAGTCATAACCCATGCCATCTAGATACGTATCACGAAACCACGTCAATGCCTCCAGTGATTCAATTTCTTGCAGCGCAAGCACGTCGGCATCAATTTCAGCGATCGCTTCTGCCAACTTCTCACCGCGCTGCTTGGTGAGTGCATATTGCATGTCATCATGCTCGCCACTCAATGCAGGGTCATCATTGTGATCTGCCAAATTAAGCATGTTATAAGTTGCAATTCGAAGACTTTGGGGTGTCTTCGCTAGTGATTGCGATAGCCCATATCGATTAACCGGCGGTTTTTGATCCGGAGAGGACTCCTGCCCTATGCCCGTACGAACCGTCATAAGAACCAAAATAACTGCCACCGACAGAACAAATGCGACTCGAGTGCTGTATCGATGGATCTTCGGAATATGCCTACTGGACATATGCGGCCTCCTTCAGTGGTATGAGGCGCGTAGTGTATGCGATAGGCCCACCCGAATTACGTGCCTAAAGACCGTTTTCTCAATTCAAGGCTGGCGAAACGGTGTTAAACCTCGTTAGCAGGTAGCAATTAGAAGAACTGCAACATCTCGCTTGCTTTCAACATCCAGAAATATGCCAAGAACACAGAAGTAGCTCAGATTTCGATCCGATGCTCTAGCAAGACAACTGGAAGGAATGACTCAGTGAAAAGGCCAAATAGAAAGCAATCCTGGCTTGGAATTGGAACGGTTACCTGTATGGCAATCGCCCTTTCCGGATGCGTCACTTCCATGGAATCAGTCGTTGCACATCGCTATGAGCACCTGCTTCCACAGGTAGATCGCGTGAACATCGCCATTGAGGAGGCCTTCGGCCTCGCCCAAATATCTGACGTTCCAATGAGCGCCTCAGCTGACTCGCTTACAGAATAGCTTCACCAAAGTGAAGAACGCTTTGCCAGCACATTGATTGAGGGCACTAGTTCGGTGTCGACTCATCTGACTGCAAGCTTGCCTGCCTTTGACTTGCAGCAGCGGCCACTTGCGATTTCAACAACAACAAAGCGAACTCAAGCTGTGGATCCAGACCATCACTTAGCAACTGATCTTCATTAGGACGCTCAGGAGAATCTAAAATGACCTTGCCGTCCCCGTCAGTGGGAATGATGTCTGCTTCTTGACGTAACTTGATTGAATCGATCACCTGCGACGGCGTCATCACAATCTGAATATCGGGCGAGACGCCCCAGTCCGTTGAGCCTGGCACGCGATGTACCAATCGCCCTGGCGAAACACCATCTACAGATGGAAGGCGGTAGTACTGCGTCGTGACCTTGAATCTGGCTCCACCACTTCGGCCAACATGATGAACTGACTGCACAGACCCCTTCCCATAGCTCCGCTCACCAATCACAAGGCCTGCATCATGAGCCTGAACGCAACCAGCAACAATCTCGCTGGCAGATGCTGAACCTTTGTTGATCAAGACAATAGTCGGCATATCAGATAGCACTGCTTTGCTTTCGACTGCTCTCATTTCAAAGACTGGATTCTCCGCCTTATCCTCGCCGGACACGATCGTGCCCTCTTCGACAAAGAGATTACTAATGTCGACAGCAGAGGGAAGCAACCCGCCTGGGTTGTATCGAAGATCAAGGATCAAGCCATTTGGCTCTTGACCATCTTTGCTCAGCTGCTTCAACGCCTTGAGCAAGTCACTGTAGGTCTCCGCTGTAAACTGCGTCAGCTTTACATAGGCAATCTGATCTTTAGGATCGATGTACCAATCCCAAAGCGGTTGCCCTTGACTATCTAATCCATACTTATGCCAACCCTTGACCGAGTGAATCTTGATCACATCACGCCGGAGTGGCAACCGCACAAGATCATCATGCCCCTCTCGACGTACGCCAAGTTCAACCTCAGTACCTCTGGCGCCGGTAATTCGATCAACTGCATCATTGGTCGACCAGCCAACCGTGGCCTCGCCATTGACTTCTACAATCACATCATCCGGCTTAATGCCACCGAAGTAGGCAGGCGTCCCTTCCAATGGATTAACAACTTCGATTTCACCCTTTTCATTGGGCCGAATCAGAATGCCGACCCCAACAAAATTACCCTCTGTGGCCTGCTGAAAACGACGCACCTTGTCGGGCCAAATGATTTCAGAAAATCGATCTAGCTCATAGGTCGCTCCATCACCGAATTCTCTATAGAGAAACTCAGGAGGCAGCCCAACCGCATTTTCATTGGTCTCCAGGAGCCTATTGAGACAGCCAAGACACTTACGCCGTCCTTCAAACCAGCTTTGGTAGTCACCAGGCTGTGCCAACTCATGCTCGATTTGCTCGATCCATGCCATTCGCTTCTCGTCCTCGGCGAGCAGCGGGAATGACTCAGAGAGAGACGGCATTGTCGCCACCAGGTGCAGCGAATTAAGCCCACCTTGCAGCAAGGGATGCCAACCGCTGGAGCTGATGTGCTCAGTCGCTGCTGTATCAAGAGAGTCGACTAGCATTCGAAACTTGATGCCATCCAATCGGTCCTGCCAGTTAATGACTGTTGCTGGATTAAGTGGCTCAGGAGGATCCTCACCATTTCGCTCCGCTTGTATGCTGCGAAGTTCGTGAAGTCGCTCCGGCGCATAACGAGCCAAGAGTGAGACACGCCGGTTTACTTTTTCGAGCGCGTCTTCATATGCATTAAACGAGGCTGTCCGACTTGTGTCCTCATACAACGTACGCAACAAAAACGTAAGCGATTGGACCTGAAGCCAATCACCTTCGGATTCAGCTTTCGGGATTTCCTTTTCAGCCCATTGAACGAGTTGGGCAATATGCTGCTCTTGAAGGGCCGAATCAAATTCGTCACTGTAGGATTGAACCTCCACGGCCTTTCTCAGGGCCATCTCAAGCTCACCTGCATCCCGATGCTCGATCAGCTCGACCATCGCCTCATCGTAAGATTGCGACTTGTTGCCGATCGCCTTATTGATGTTTTGTGCCCACAACTCGTAGGCAGCATCCATGTCTTTTTCAGACTCGGTTGTCAGAGACTCAGGGGTATCCGCAAGCAATGCCTCAACTTGAGCTCGATCGCCCATATCTGCTGCCGACCAGATTTTCGCTGCCCATGCTGACGGATCATTTCCATCATCAGCAGCAGCTGGGCGGTCTTGTGCTTCCGAAGAAGCCAGCAGTTGGCTTGATAGTGATACGGATATCAGGCCAGTCATCGCAAAACGACTGATTTGCCACATACTATTTCCTGATCTCAACACAGTGCGCCCCTTTCATTTTTGGGCATTTTGAGACGCTTGACTCCTTGTCATCGCCTCCCGAAGCCTGCCTGCCTTCCGAAAGAAGGCATTTCTTAGTCCATTCCCAATCAAGAATCGGCTGCCCTGGGTGCTGCCTCCAGCAAATATCCCGAATACCAGCATCAGATTCTGCAGCCACAACCAATCATGAGGGGACCACGTATAAGATCATACGTACTGAAGCCACTCCTGTTCGCCTCATACAATGAGCATGACAGGCTGAAAGGGCTACAAAAAGCGAAGAGATGCTGCTGGAAGACGATTTATGACCATGAACCTACTAATCACCCTCCCATATATCGTGAACGCTCTCCCAGCTTCACCTACTGAGAACTCAGCCCTGCACGAGAACACTGAGGTCATGAGTGGGCTGGTGTTACTTGGAATCGTGGTCTTTTGGCTTGTTGTGGCCACTGTTTTTCTGACCGTGATGTTTCGAGTGCTTCGAAGAGCGTCTCCATCGGGGAAAAAAATGACCTCTCCAAAAAATGAGCAAGATCAGCCACCGTTAGATCCGTGGGTTGAGGCAGCCCATCGCGTTGACAATCACGCTGATCGAGAACCACTGGATTAGAACGGAAGCGTTCATCCTGAACCAAGAATCTTCAGATTGCCTACTCCTGATCGAAGCGAACATCTCGGGGCGCGAGAAGCTCAGCTTTTCGTTGCCATACCCCAGCGGCAACCTCATCACCAGCTTCTCGCAAACCGATCGCCGCATCTCTCGCCCATTGCCACGCATCTGGATGGGTTGGGCTTGCATCAAAAACAAGAATCCAGGCTTCAGCAGCTGGACGAGGGCGATCAAGCTTTTTCCATGCCCAAGCCAGTTCATACGCCATACCGGGATGGGCGCGTTGCATCTTAGAAAGTGGCCCTAATCGCTCCAGGATCATCTGCGGTTCATCCAAAGAACGATAGACCTTTGCTTCAATAAGACGGATACCAGTGTTTGTAGGATCATTCCGCAACGCCATCGCAATGTGCTCCACTGCGGAATCTCGATTGCCACGCTTTGAATCAATCAGCGCCAAGGTTGCATGCGCATAGACTTCACCAGGGTTCAGCACCAAGACTTGCTCAAGCATTGCACGTGCCTCGTCTTCTTGCCCAAGAGACAGGAGCTGCTGACCATAGAGCAAGGCCGCCCTCGGATTCAAAGGCTCAAGACGGACTGCCTCCTTGAAATGCATCAGAGACTCGGTGGACAATCCAGCAACGACTGCAATCTCTCCAGCACTTTGTTGAAGATTTACATCCTGGGGAGATAACAAGCAAGCCTGAAGATAGGAATCGTATGCTCGCCGATGGTAGAGCTGCGCCTGTTCACCGAGCCCCGCTTTCTTCGCATCGGACGCCAATCGAAAGTGCAATCTGCCAAGCATCTCATGGGCTCGCCAATCTTCAGCGGCACGCTCTGTCAGGACCGTCAAAATAGCACGAGCTTCAGGCGATCGGCCTGTCACCATATAGGTCTCAGCGGACTCTAATGCAGCCTGAATGTCTGACTCACGAATGTTGCTGGGCTGCGTTTTGTCGACAGTTGTCCCAGGATCACCGCCGCATGATGCCTGGCCTACTAAAACGGCGACCATGATGGCCTGTGCGCCACGGCGCAGACTCGCTCCAGGCACGAACCTATTCCAGGGGTATGATGCAACGCTCATGTCAACACCCAGCAAAAAATCCGCTCCGTCTCAAGCCGTCGGTCCAAGTACGCTGCCCACATCCTATGTACCTCAAGAGCAAGAGGCCATTGTGATGCAGCGTTGGGAGGAGACAGATGCCACCCATATCCCGGCAACCCCCCACCACGATCAGGATTGCTTTTCGATTCTCATACCGCCACCCAATGTGACTGCGGCACTCCATCTTGGCCATGCCCTGAATAATACGCTGCAAGATATCTTGATTCGTTACCACCGCATGTCTGGCGACGAAGCCCTTTGGATGGCTGGCACTGACCATGCTGGCATTGCCACTCAAACCGTTGTTGAAAAACGTTTGCTCCAAGAAGGAAAACGCAGAACCGATTTCTCCCGAGAGGCGTTCGTAGCCCGGGTTCAGGAGTGGAAAGACGAATATGAAGCCACCATCCTCAATCAGCTCAAAGCGCTTGGCGCAAGCTGTGATTGGCCGCGAACGCGTTTCACCATGGACCCGGTGTGCGCCCGTGCAGTTCATGAAGCATTCTTTCAACTCTTCCAAGCGAGCCTTATTGAACGCGGCAAGAGATTAGTCAACTGGGATCCGGTAACCCTCACTGCGTTGGCTGATGATGAAGTTGAAATGCAAGACATTGACAGCTTCATGTGGTACTTGCGCTATCCCCTAGAACACGCCATCGAGACCAACGCCGGTACGCTCACAACTGTCACCGTAGCAACCACACGCCCCGAGACCATGCTGGGCGATACGGCCATAGCAATTAACCCCGCAGACCCTCGTGCGAAACAACTGGTTGGAATGAACGTCATCGTCCCGATTGTCAATCGAACCATTCCTATCATTGAAGATGACTATGTGATCATGCCAGGCACGGGCGATGAAAACGAAGATCCAAAGGCGGCATTCGCATCAGGCTTCCTCAAGGTGACGCCAGCTCATGATCCAAACGACTGGGACATCGGCCGGCGACATGAGCTGCCAATCATTAACGTGATGGCACCAGATGGTTCTATCTCAAGTGACCATGGATGGCCGGCCAATGAATTCGAAAATGGACAAGCCGATGACGCCAAGCCATTCATCGGACTGTCACGAGAAGATGCTCGAACTGCGATCGTGCAATGGTTCCAAGACAATGACTTGCTAGAGGAAATCCGACCGTATAGCCACGCTGTTGGCCACAGTTATCGAAGCCACGTGCCGATCGAACCTTACCTTTCAGATCAATGGTATGTAAAAGTCACCGACGATCGCCTCGTCGGCGAAGCCCAGCGAGCCCAAGACCCCAATCAATATGATGGCTGCGCCCCAGAACGTGCTGACCACAGCCACCGTGAAGGTGACGGCCAGCTGAAGTTCTTCCCTCCCCGATACGCACGAATGTATCAGTCATGGCATGATCAGCTCCGCGACTGGTGCATTAGCC
The sequence above is a segment of the Phycisphaerales bacterium genome. Coding sequences within it:
- a CDS encoding endonuclease/exonuclease/phosphatase family protein codes for the protein MSSRHIPKIHRYSTRVAFVLSVAVILVLMTVRTGIGQESSPDQKPPVNRYGLSQSLAKTPQSLRIATYNMLNLADHNDDPALSGEHDDMQYALTKQRGEKLAEAIAEIDADVLALQEIESLEALTWFRDTYLDGMGYDYIASEDVGYYRGFECAVLSRYPLSEIKTWPDSNLMDLPKPGVGWTPVPEGTAELTYARSPLKVMVEGPDGYKVILIVLHHKSGGSFKWHREAEAIRTNQLVAEMRKQDPAMNIIVLGDFNAAPWDKSYRLYLENGMIDSLSHRTMKIKYDPDAYDYKTHESNRVLDYVLLNSAAHRELVLGSPHVYGTLMPPDTYDWRTDPHPKGYAADHYPVVIELMPQEKP
- a CDS encoding S41 family peptidase, producing MWQISRFAMTGLISVSLSSQLLASSEAQDRPAAADDGNDPSAWAAKIWSAADMGDRAQVEALLADTPESLTTESEKDMDAAYELWAQNINKAIGNKSQSYDEAMVELIEHRDAGELEMALRKAVEVQSYSDEFDSALQEQHIAQLVQWAEKEIPKAESEGDWLQVQSLTFLLRTLYEDTSRTASFNAYEDALEKVNRRVSLLARYAPERLHELRSIQAERNGEDPPEPLNPATVINWQDRLDGIKFRMLVDSLDTAATEHISSSGWHPLLQGGLNSLHLVATMPSLSESFPLLAEDEKRMAWIEQIEHELAQPGDYQSWFEGRRKCLGCLNRLLETNENAVGLPPEFLYREFGDGATYELDRFSEIIWPDKVRRFQQATEGNFVGVGILIRPNEKGEIEVVNPLEGTPAYFGGIKPDDVIVEVNGEATVGWSTNDAVDRITGARGTEVELGVRREGHDDLVRLPLRRDVIKIHSVKGWHKYGLDSQGQPLWDWYIDPKDQIAYVKLTQFTAETYSDLLKALKQLSKDGQEPNGLILDLRYNPGGLLPSAVDISNLFVEEGTIVSGEDKAENPVFEMRAVESKAVLSDMPTIVLINKGSASASEIVAGCVQAHDAGLVIGERSYGKGSVQSVHHVGRSGGARFKVTTQYYRLPSVDGVSPGRLVHRVPGSTDWGVSPDIQIVMTPSQVIDSIKLRQEADIIPTDGDGKVILDSPERPNEDQLLSDGLDPQLEFALLLLKSQVAAAASQRQASLQSDESTPN
- the trpB gene encoding tryptophan synthase subunit beta, with amino-acid sequence MNSTDITAETVGTFGPFGGRFVPETLIAALDELTDAYQAASVDPDFNETLNELLANYVGRPTPLTQAPGLTAAAGGARIFLKREDLAHTGAHKINNTMGQALLAKRMGKKRIIAETGAGQHGVATATACAHFDLDCEIFMGAEDVRRQSLNVFRMELLGATVRVIEDGTRTLKDATNAAMRDWMETVGDTHYILGSVVGPHPFPGMVRDFQSVVGDECKEQCRTHIGQLPDCIVACVGGGSNAAGIFAPFIADPSVELVGVEAGGRSDQPGDHAAPLCHGDIGILHGCMSFVLQDADGQTLPAHSCSAGLDYPGVGPEHAWWKEQGRVKYLSVTDDQSLEAFQLLSRCDGIIPALETAHAIAAAVQLASKMSAEQNLVINVSGRGDKDVQEVLRLLEAKQKTS
- a CDS encoding tetratricopeptide repeat protein; translated protein: MSVASYPWNRFVPGASLRRGAQAIMVAVLVGQASCGGDPGTTVDKTQPSNIRESDIQAALESAETYMVTGRSPEARAILTVLTERAAEDWRAHEMLGRLHFRLASDAKKAGLGEQAQLYHRRAYDSYLQACLLSPQDVNLQQSAGEIAVVAGLSTESLMHFKEAVRLEPLNPRAALLYGQQLLSLGQEDEARAMLEQVLVLNPGEVYAHATLALIDSKRGNRDSAVEHIAMALRNDPTNTGIRLIEAKVYRSLDEPQMILERLGPLSKMQRAHPGMAYELAWAWKKLDRPRPAAEAWILVFDASPTHPDAWQWARDAAIGLREAGDEVAAGVWQRKAELLAPRDVRFDQE